The segment GCGACTCTCCCGCTCTCGACTCGGCCGCTTGTGCCAGGTTAGCGCATTTGCTAACCTCCGGCCGTGGCGTTCGCCGTCGAGTACTTCCACAAACGAGTCCGCGACGAGATCGAGTCGTGGCCGGTGGATGTCCTGGCTGACTACGCCAGAATCGTCGAATTGCTCGTCGAGTACGGACCGAACCTGCGGCTTCCCTACTCTCGTGCCTTCGGCGACGGCCTCTTCGAGTTGAGACCGCGGGGACGCGCCGGCATCGGCCGGGCATTCTACTGCTTCCTCGTCGGCAAGCGCGTCATCGTGCTGCACGCTTTCGTCAAGAAGTCTCAACACACGCCGGACCGAGAACTGAAGTTGGCACGTAAGCGCATGAAGGAGTTGTCCAGTGAGTGAACTGAAGTACCAACCCGTGCGTCATGACCACGCGGCCTTTGTCGCAAAGGCACGCCAGCGAAAGGGATTCGGCGAAGCTTACGATGCGCTCGCCCTTGAGTACCAAATCGCCCGCCAGATGCTCGCCGCTCGTTCGCGCGCGGGACTGACACAGGATGCGGTCGCCGAAAAGATGGGAACGACTAAGAGTGCCATTTCGCGCCTGGAATCGGCCGGCAAGCACGCGCCGTCTCTGACGACGCTCAAGCGCTACGCTTCTGCCGTTGGATGCAACCTCGAGGTCCGACTCGTTCCTCAGAAGGCGTCCGTCCGCTCAGCGGGCCGTTCGAGGGGAAACGCCATCAAGCGGTCCTCTAAGAGCCAATGAGAGGAGGAGACGGTCAGATCCAGATGGAATGGGTGCATCGATCAAATGGGATCCCATTTTCTGGATGTCGGCGACACGATCTTGCACCGCACTGAATCCAGACGCTTTCTCAGCTCTTCGCGAGTTGGGACTCTCAGAAATTCTCTGAGAAATGGTTCGCCCAGCGCATCGAATGCGGAGCCAGATCCCCTCAAGATCAAATGTCTCTCTGCGGATGAGCCGCGCCGTCCTCCTACGGGACGCGGCGCGAAATCTGCGTGATCTCGCGGTGGTTTGCGAGTTCGTGCAACCGAGACTCGTCACCGAACTGTTAACCAGAGCGGTTGGTGAGAGCGCCGATCCGCGGCCGATGAGGCTGAATTCTACTCTCAGAATGCCTCTCCGGGGAGAGAACCCTCAGGCTGGTTAACTGAATCTGTTAACCAGTCCGCGCTTAGAGCGAGAATGGTTAACTGGCTCTAGCACTGACTGTCAGGCACACCTGCCCGAGACAATTCGTCGGTTCCCCAACACCGAGGCGGCATCGTTCTGGCATCTCCCCGGAGAGGCGTCCTGGGAGCGAAATTCGTTGGGGATGCGAGTATCGTCACTAGTAGATTCCCGGAATGATCTTCGAAGGCACGCGCCGGCAGTACTCGTCCCAATCGGCGCCGTATTTTTTGCGGCAGCGCTTGTCGTCGCGCGTCGCGCGATCAAACAGCAGGATGGTCAGAAAGGTAACGTAGAAGTAGGGGACGAAGTGCGTGAAGCCGGCGGGAAGGCTCCACGCGAGCCCCAGGGTGATCTCGGGGACGTAGTGGAAGTGGCGCGCCAGGCCCCACCAGCCGGAAGCCAGCAGCAGGCTTTCGTGCTCCTTGCCGTCGGCGGTTTTGTAGTGAGCGCGAATGACGACCGGGGGGCGGCCCCACACGGTTGTGTTGCCGTTCGTCGCGCGCACGCGCTGGCGTTGCGCATCGGCGTCGTAGTTGACGCAGATCGCAGCAACCCCAAGCAGTAAGACTGCCGCCGCGAGCAGCCAAGGCATGTCGTAAGGCCGCAGCACGAGATACTGCGCGGTGATCGCATAGACCGCCGGCACCCAAGCCATGACGCCCCAGCAAATGTAGTAGCCGAAGCGGTCGTGCATGATGTCGAGCGAGGTGAAGTACCCGCTCTCCCACCAAAAGAACTTAAAAAGGTAGAGTACAGTTATGGCGACCGAGATCAGCATCGAGTTGCTGA is part of the Candidatus Binatia bacterium genome and harbors:
- a CDS encoding helix-turn-helix transcriptional regulator translates to MSELKYQPVRHDHAAFVAKARQRKGFGEAYDALALEYQIARQMLAARSRAGLTQDAVAEKMGTTKSAISRLESAGKHAPSLTTLKRYASAVGCNLEVRLVPQKASVRSAGRSRGNAIKRSSKSQ
- a CDS encoding type II toxin-antitoxin system RelE/ParE family toxin translates to MAFAVEYFHKRVRDEIESWPVDVLADYARIVELLVEYGPNLRLPYSRAFGDGLFELRPRGRAGIGRAFYCFLVGKRVIVLHAFVKKSQHTPDRELKLARKRMKELSSE